A genome region from bacterium includes the following:
- a CDS encoding DegT/DnrJ/EryC1/StrS family aminotransferase produces MKLAIFGGEKAINSDYSKFCKWPIITKEMEEKVLDVLKKGAMSKTELTKEFEKQYAELYGMKYALCHNNGTAA; encoded by the coding sequence ATGAAACTTGCAATTTTTGGTGGAGAAAAAGCAATAAACTCAGATTATAGTAAATTTTGTAAATGGCCAATTATAACAAAAGAGATGGAAGAGAAAGTCCTTGATGTTTTGAAGAAAGGAGCAATGTCAAAAACCGAATTAACAAAAGAATTTGAAAAGCAATATGCTGAACTTTATGGAATGAAATATGCTTTATGTCACAATAATGGAACTGCAGCAAT
- a CDS encoding amidohydrolase family protein, with product MFIDIHVHSRKNPIMWKGKYYYISPENLIERYEKLGIEKGVLLPGVSPECSIQPGSTHEMLEIYKMYPDRFIPFCNVDPRAVENSPLSPIDELLYIYKELGCKGIGEVTANLPFTNPLFLNFFKCVEKVGFSLTFHISPQLGNFYGIYDEPGLPGLEYCLNRFPDLIFIGHSQPFWAEIAELEKPYDRYGYPDYPVKKEGVVPKLMRKYKNLYGDLSAGSGYNALARDLNYAVDFLNEFQDRLLFGTDICAPETPTPLVDLLLKLKEEKKINETVFNKIARENAIKLLKLEG from the coding sequence ATGTTTATAGATATTCATGTTCATTCAAGGAAAAACCCGATTATGTGGAAAGGTAAATATTATTATATATCACCAGAAAACTTAATTGAAAGATATGAAAAACTTGGAATAGAAAAAGGAGTTCTACTTCCAGGAGTTAGTCCTGAATGCTCTATACAGCCAGGTTCAACCCATGAAATGCTTGAAATTTATAAAATGTATCCTGATAGATTTATACCTTTCTGTAATGTTGACCCGAGAGCAGTAGAGAATTCACCTTTATCTCCAATAGATGAACTTCTTTATATTTATAAAGAACTCGGATGTAAAGGAATAGGTGAAGTTACTGCAAACTTACCTTTTACCAATCCATTATTTTTAAATTTTTTTAAATGTGTAGAAAAGGTTGGTTTTTCTTTAACATTCCACATATCTCCACAACTTGGAAATTTCTATGGAATATATGATGAACCTGGACTCCCCGGCCTTGAATACTGTTTAAACAGATTTCCGGATTTGATTTTTATTGGACATTCCCAGCCATTCTGGGCTGAAATTGCTGAACTTGAAAAACCATATGATAGGTACGGCTATCCGGATTATCCTGTAAAAAAAGAAGGGGTTGTGCCAAAACTTATGAGAAAATATAAAAATTTATATGGAGACCTTTCTGCAGGTAGTGGTTATAATGCACTTGCAAGAGATTTAAACTATGCAGTTGATTTTCTGAATGAATTTCAGGATAGATTACTATTTGGAACAGATATATGTGCACCTGAAACACCTACTCCCCTCGTTGATTTACTTTTAAAGTTAAAAGAAGAGAAGAAAATAAACGAAACTGTTTTCAATAAAATAGCAAGAGAAAATGCTATAAAACTTTTAAAACTGGAGGGATAA